One Ricinus communis isolate WT05 ecotype wild-type chromosome 1, ASM1957865v1, whole genome shotgun sequence DNA window includes the following coding sequences:
- the LOC8279778 gene encoding zinc finger CCCH domain-containing protein 40 — protein sequence MAHRLLRDLEADGWERSDFPIICESCLGDNPYVRMTRAEFDKECKICTRPFTVFRWRPGRDARFKKSEICQTCSKLKNVCQVCLLDLEYGLPVQVRDTALHINSNDAIPKSDVNREYFAEEHDRRARAGIDYESSYGKVRANDTILKLQRTTPYYKRNRAHVCSFYVRGECTRGAECPYRHEMPITGELSQQNIKDRYYGVNDPVAMKLLNKAGEMPSLEPPDDESIKTLYVGGLDARITEQDLRDNFYAHGEIESIKMVPQRAIAFVTYTTREGAEKAAEELSNKLVIKGLRLKLMWGRPQAPRPELEGTEEARQQAAVAHGGMLPRAVISQQQNQLHPAGTQDQPPPMHYFNIPPPPQQERTYYPSMDPQRMGAVVPSQDGNPTGPTGSGENRNAMERQQGHYPYQGMPPPPGQYQHQHYPPYGFMPPMPPYQQYPPYHSAAPLPPATQATQQHQHSMPLPRTAAAGSSSSGPPPPGSGPPLTGSGPPPPGSGPSTSSKQ from the exons ATGGCTCATAGATTGTTAAGAGATCTCGAAGCTGATGGCTGGGAACGCTCTGACTTTCCTATTATATGCGAGTCTTGCCTTGGTGACAATCCATATGTTCGTATG ACTAGAGCTGAATTTGATAAAGAATGCAAGATATGTACGCGGCCATTTACTGTTTTTAGATGGAGACCTGGGAGGGATGCGAGGTTTAAAAAGAGTGAGATTTGCCAAACATGTAGTAAGTTGAAAAATGTTTGTCAAGTTTGCCTTTTGGATCTTGAATATGGTTTGCCTGTTCAAGTTCGAGACACTGCTCTGCATATCAATTCTAATGATGCTATTCCTAAAAGTGATGTTAATCGAGAGTACTTCGCTGAGGAGCATGATCGTAGG GCAAGAGCTGGTATAGATTATGAATCTTCATATGGGAAGGTGCGGGCAAATGACACTATTCTGAAGCTTCAGAGAACAACACCATACTACAAAAGAAATCGAGCACATGTTTGTAGTTTCTATGTTCGAGGTGAATGTACGCGAGGTGCTGAATGCCCTTACAGGCACGAGATGCCTATCACTGGGGAGCTATCACAGCAGAATATAAAAGATCGTTACTATGG AGTGAATGATCCAGTAGCTATGAAGTTACTTAACAAGGCTGGTGAAATGCCCTCACTGGAGCCGCCAGATGATGAAAGCATTAAAACCCTCTATGTGGGCGGACTTGATGCAAGGATCACTGAGCAGGATCTGAGGGATAACTTCTATGCACATGGTGAGATTGAGTCCATTAAAATGGTGCCTCAACGAGCAATTGCTTTTGTAACCTACACAACCAGAGAGGGTGCGGAGAAGGCTGCAGAAGAGCTCTCAAACAAGCTAGTTATCAAGGGTCTGAGGCTGAAGCTTATGTGGGGTAGACCCCAAGCACCAAGACCTGAGTTAGAAGGGACAGAAGAAGCAAGGCAACAAGCAGCAGTGGCTCATGGTGGGATGCTGCCTCGAGCTGTTATATCTCAGCAACAGAACCAATTACATCCAGCTGGCACTCAGGACCAACCTCCACCAATGCACTACTTTAATATTCCACCACCCCCACAGCAGGAAAGAACTTATTATCCATCAATGGATCCTCAAAGAATGGGTGCCGTTGTTCCATCCCAAGATGGAAATCCAACTGGGCCAACAGGATCTGGGGAGAACAGAAATGCAATGGAGAGGCAGCAAGGGCACTATCCTTATCAAGGTATGCCCCCGCCTCCAGGGCAATATCAGCATCAGCATTATCCTCCATATGGATTTATGCCACCAATGCCACCTTATCAACAGTATCCCCCATATCATTCTGCAGCTCCGCTGCCACCAGCTACACAAGCTACCCAGCAGCATCAGCATTCTATGCCACTACCCAGGACTGCCGCTGCAGGTTCTTCAAGTTCTGGACCTCCACCTCCAGGGTCCGGACCTCCACTCACAGGGTCTGGACCTCCACCCCCAGGGTCTGGACCATCAACTTCATCAAAGCAATGA
- the LOC8279777 gene encoding serine/arginine-rich splicing factor SR45a isoform X3, with the protein MMSYSKRSRYSPSPSPYRRYSRSVSRSLSRSRSRSRSPSSDVENPGNNLYVTGLSPRITKRDLEKHFASEGKVIDVHLVVDPWTRESRGFGFVTMSTLVEADRCIKYLNRSVLEGRVITVEKFLWQQVSCV; encoded by the exons ATG ATGTCTTACTCTAAAAGGTCAAGGTATTCCCCTTCTCCTTCCCCATACAGGCGATACAGCAGGTCAGTGTCGAGGTCTTTGTCCAGGTCCAGGTCAAGGTCAAG GAGCCCCTCAAGCGATGTGGAAAATCCGGGTAACAATTTGTATGTGACAGGGTTGTCACCTCGGATCACTAAGAGAGATCTTGAGAAGCATTTTGCTAGTGAGGGAAAG GTGATTGATGTTCATCTTGTGGTTGATCCATGGACTAGAGAATCTCGTGGATTTGGATTTGTTACCATGTCCACTCTTGTGGAAGCTGATCGCTGCATTAAGTATCTGAACCGTTCTGTTCTTGAAGGGCGTGTCATTACAGTAGAGAAG TTTCTGTGGCAGCAGGTTAGCTGTGTGTAG
- the LOC8279777 gene encoding serine/arginine-rich splicing factor SR45a isoform X1: MMSYSKRSRYSPSPSPYRRYSRSVSRSLSRSRSRSRSPSSDVENPGNNLYVTGLSPRITKRDLEKHFASEGKVIDVHLVVDPWTRESRGFGFVTMSTLVEADRCIKYLNRSVLEGRVITVEKAKRRRGRTPTPGRYLGLRTIRGKLRRLTPSHSPHRSPSYSRYRGSLSRSPRYSSERSRSRSYSPHYRRRSRSRSFSPSYGRRSRSRSYSLYYRRRRSYSPYYRSRRSYSPYYYSRHRSYSRSRSPYSRSPVSRHDRSCSPYGSRYDSPGERYYRRHRHRSVSSSPGRRTRRSARSYSRSISPSPRRSSRRSYSSSRSPPPRSSRKSYSRNPSPRMRESLKRSYSRSISPIRRKRSRRSRSRSASSVHDSQDTYSRSRNLSASSRSVSRSPTPRSASPSS, from the exons ATG ATGTCTTACTCTAAAAGGTCAAGGTATTCCCCTTCTCCTTCCCCATACAGGCGATACAGCAGGTCAGTGTCGAGGTCTTTGTCCAGGTCCAGGTCAAGGTCAAG GAGCCCCTCAAGCGATGTGGAAAATCCGGGTAACAATTTGTATGTGACAGGGTTGTCACCTCGGATCACTAAGAGAGATCTTGAGAAGCATTTTGCTAGTGAGGGAAAG GTGATTGATGTTCATCTTGTGGTTGATCCATGGACTAGAGAATCTCGTGGATTTGGATTTGTTACCATGTCCACTCTTGTGGAAGCTGATCGCTGCATTAAGTATCTGAACCGTTCTGTTCTTGAAGGGCGTGTCATTACAGTAGAGAAG gCTAAAAGGCGGAGAGGACGAACTCCTACTCCTGGAAGGTATCTGGGGCTTAGAACAATTCGTGGTAAGT TGCGCCGATTGACACCTAGTCATTCTCCCCATCGATCTCCCAGCTACTCTCGTTATCGGGGTAGCCTAAGCCGATCACCTCGTTATTCATCTGAGCGCAGTAGGAGCAGGTCATATTCTCCCCACTACAGACGCCGCAGCAGGAGTAGGTCATTTTCTCCCAGCTACGGACGCCGCAGTAGGAGTAGGTCATATTCTCTCTATTACAGGCGCCGCCGATCATACTCTCCTTACTACAGAAGCCGCAGATCATATTCACCCTACTATTACAGTCGGCATCGGTCTTACTCTCGATCTCGATCTCCTTACAGCAGGTCTCCTGTAAGCAGGCATGATCGCTCATGCTCACCTTATGGCTCTAGGTATGATTCACCAGGTGAGCGGTATTATAGAAGACATAGACATCGGTCTGTCTCTAGTAGTCCTGGACGAAGGACTAGAAGAAGTGCAAGGAGCTATTCACGCAGCATTTCACCTAGTCCAAGGAGGAGCTCAAGGAGGAGCTATTCTAGTAGTCGCTCCCCTCCACCAAGAAGCTCAAGGAAAAGTTACTCTAGGAACCCCTCTCCAAGAATGAGGGAGTCCTTGAAGAGAAGTTACTCTAGAAGTATTTCCCCGATACGAAGGAAGAGGTCAAGGAGGAGTAGGTCCCGCAGTGCTTCATCAGTGCATGATTCTCAGGATACTTACTCTAGGAGTCGAAATTTGAGTGCAAGTTCCAGATCTGTTTCTAGGTCTCCAACCCCTAGGTCTGCGTCTCCTTCATCTTGA
- the LOC8279777 gene encoding serine/arginine-rich splicing factor SR45a isoform X2 — protein MMSYSKRSRYSPSPSPYRRYSRSVSRSLSRSRSRSRSPSSDVENPGNNLYVTGLSPRITKRDLEKHFASEGKVIDVHLVVDPWTRESRGFGFVTMSTLVEADRCIKYLNRSVLEGRVITVEKAKRRRGRTPTPGRYLGLRTIRVRRLTPSHSPHRSPSYSRYRGSLSRSPRYSSERSRSRSYSPHYRRRSRSRSFSPSYGRRSRSRSYSLYYRRRRSYSPYYRSRRSYSPYYYSRHRSYSRSRSPYSRSPVSRHDRSCSPYGSRYDSPGERYYRRHRHRSVSSSPGRRTRRSARSYSRSISPSPRRSSRRSYSSSRSPPPRSSRKSYSRNPSPRMRESLKRSYSRSISPIRRKRSRRSRSRSASSVHDSQDTYSRSRNLSASSRSVSRSPTPRSASPSS, from the exons ATG ATGTCTTACTCTAAAAGGTCAAGGTATTCCCCTTCTCCTTCCCCATACAGGCGATACAGCAGGTCAGTGTCGAGGTCTTTGTCCAGGTCCAGGTCAAGGTCAAG GAGCCCCTCAAGCGATGTGGAAAATCCGGGTAACAATTTGTATGTGACAGGGTTGTCACCTCGGATCACTAAGAGAGATCTTGAGAAGCATTTTGCTAGTGAGGGAAAG GTGATTGATGTTCATCTTGTGGTTGATCCATGGACTAGAGAATCTCGTGGATTTGGATTTGTTACCATGTCCACTCTTGTGGAAGCTGATCGCTGCATTAAGTATCTGAACCGTTCTGTTCTTGAAGGGCGTGTCATTACAGTAGAGAAG gCTAAAAGGCGGAGAGGACGAACTCCTACTCCTGGAAGGTATCTGGGGCTTAGAACAATTCGTG TGCGCCGATTGACACCTAGTCATTCTCCCCATCGATCTCCCAGCTACTCTCGTTATCGGGGTAGCCTAAGCCGATCACCTCGTTATTCATCTGAGCGCAGTAGGAGCAGGTCATATTCTCCCCACTACAGACGCCGCAGCAGGAGTAGGTCATTTTCTCCCAGCTACGGACGCCGCAGTAGGAGTAGGTCATATTCTCTCTATTACAGGCGCCGCCGATCATACTCTCCTTACTACAGAAGCCGCAGATCATATTCACCCTACTATTACAGTCGGCATCGGTCTTACTCTCGATCTCGATCTCCTTACAGCAGGTCTCCTGTAAGCAGGCATGATCGCTCATGCTCACCTTATGGCTCTAGGTATGATTCACCAGGTGAGCGGTATTATAGAAGACATAGACATCGGTCTGTCTCTAGTAGTCCTGGACGAAGGACTAGAAGAAGTGCAAGGAGCTATTCACGCAGCATTTCACCTAGTCCAAGGAGGAGCTCAAGGAGGAGCTATTCTAGTAGTCGCTCCCCTCCACCAAGAAGCTCAAGGAAAAGTTACTCTAGGAACCCCTCTCCAAGAATGAGGGAGTCCTTGAAGAGAAGTTACTCTAGAAGTATTTCCCCGATACGAAGGAAGAGGTCAAGGAGGAGTAGGTCCCGCAGTGCTTCATCAGTGCATGATTCTCAGGATACTTACTCTAGGAGTCGAAATTTGAGTGCAAGTTCCAGATCTGTTTCTAGGTCTCCAACCCCTAGGTCTGCGTCTCCTTCATCTTGA